Proteins from a single region of Belliella baltica DSM 15883:
- a CDS encoding efflux RND transporter permease subunit codes for MVRFLLARPIAVLMTFLALMVFSVIVFRTLPISLLPPIDVPQIVIKVNYPNASPEAIEQNVLRGIRDELMTLNGLEDMESKSGSEVGTIRLTFDYGTKMELAYIDVNEKIDRITNSLPSDLDRPQVIRINTNDIPVARVQVVPKEGIDYTEVSLLAENVLKKRLEQLQGVSLVDINGKKERSITVTPDKPALRALGMTEENVIRAIRFGNEELPGISVEDGQFRYYLRLATRVDTPDDIMRLPVTNQDGLTVDLGRVAEVKYENKDVLGYHYFGTKEGLVITVHKQASAKMNEMMPLIYESLEYFKNDYPQVDFELTQDQSTLLNAGISNLQTSLLFGGLFAFGVLFLFMGNYRTPVIIGISLPSSLIISFLVFYFFDISINVISLSGLALGLGMLIDNSIIVLDNITRKRKEGLAIFEACVEGVNEVMSALISSVLTTLAVFIPLIFLSGISGALFYDQAVSVAAILFVSLLVAFILLPMLYHFFFRNKSAEELAKEDSKFFGIVLRSYKRLYQIIFKKRGLSFVIFLVFIPIALLVSQLLKTEGLPPIEKFDALVEIDWNEPIGVEQNRDRLITVLQSLDGDYLKAESDVGVRQFLLFDGENSIQQASVYFLFETQEKKKVEMESLRKILEENYPEANINIMDAPNAFDQLFSSNLPYYEVRWKDLATKRPVEEAKMDSWLSTFPVQDFERGPGLQKEASVIFRLDGAKMALYGISSSAVQEQIQKLFGTFQITEIKRFGEITPIRMKGERSDFEQILRTSNIIGKEGNEYALSNFIYFDYENHYKYVTADKGGIYQSVLLNEENPTQFDRDISLWGSDKNLGVSFFGQYFKDKETISQLVSILMIAVLLLYFILSAQFESFVQPLIVIFTLPLGIGGAFIVLLLTGTSLNVMSAIGLVVMLGIMVNDAILKIDTVNRLRIRYSENTNLDPKAILDRALYEAGEIRLKPILMTSITTILALLPVVFSSGLGADLQRPLVFSVIGGLTIGTFTALYFVPLAYWFIGGKVSVKEKE; via the coding sequence ATGGTTAGATTTTTATTAGCGAGACCTATTGCAGTTTTAATGACATTTTTGGCACTGATGGTTTTCAGTGTGATTGTCTTTAGAACATTGCCCATTTCTCTGCTTCCACCGATTGATGTTCCACAAATCGTCATCAAAGTCAATTATCCAAATGCTTCTCCCGAGGCTATTGAACAAAATGTGCTGAGAGGGATTCGGGATGAATTGATGACACTCAATGGGCTGGAAGACATGGAAAGTAAGTCAGGAAGTGAAGTGGGTACGATCCGCTTGACTTTCGATTATGGAACCAAAATGGAATTGGCTTACATCGATGTCAATGAAAAAATAGATAGAATTACCAATTCTCTTCCCTCGGACCTTGATCGCCCTCAGGTCATTCGAATCAACACAAATGATATTCCTGTAGCCCGCGTGCAAGTCGTCCCAAAAGAAGGGATAGATTACACAGAGGTGAGTTTACTTGCAGAAAATGTCCTCAAAAAGCGATTGGAACAACTGCAAGGGGTTTCCTTGGTAGATATCAATGGAAAAAAAGAACGCAGTATAACTGTTACTCCAGATAAACCTGCTTTGAGGGCTTTGGGAATGACGGAGGAAAATGTCATCCGAGCTATTCGATTTGGGAATGAAGAACTGCCAGGAATTAGTGTGGAGGATGGTCAGTTTCGTTACTACCTTAGACTGGCGACGAGAGTGGATACGCCGGATGATATCATGCGACTTCCTGTTACGAATCAGGATGGACTCACCGTAGATTTGGGAAGAGTTGCAGAAGTGAAATATGAAAACAAAGATGTGCTGGGTTACCATTATTTTGGTACTAAAGAAGGTCTGGTTATCACTGTTCACAAGCAGGCTTCGGCCAAGATGAATGAAATGATGCCATTGATTTACGAATCTTTGGAATACTTCAAAAATGATTACCCGCAGGTAGATTTCGAACTGACACAAGATCAATCGACGCTCCTTAATGCTGGAATCAGCAATTTGCAGACCTCTCTTTTATTCGGCGGTTTGTTTGCTTTTGGAGTATTGTTCCTTTTCATGGGCAATTATAGAACGCCGGTTATTATCGGGATAAGTTTACCATCTTCACTAATCATCAGTTTTCTGGTATTTTACTTCTTTGACATCTCTATCAATGTGATTTCTTTAAGTGGTTTGGCTTTAGGACTTGGGATGTTGATTGATAACTCCATCATTGTTTTGGACAATATCACGAGAAAAAGGAAAGAAGGCTTAGCGATTTTTGAGGCTTGTGTAGAAGGGGTAAATGAAGTGATGTCTGCTTTGATCAGTTCCGTATTGACTACTTTGGCTGTATTTATTCCTTTGATTTTCCTGAGTGGAATTTCTGGAGCTTTGTTTTACGATCAGGCAGTTTCGGTAGCAGCGATATTGTTCGTTTCCTTATTGGTGGCATTTATTCTTTTGCCGATGTTGTATCATTTCTTTTTTCGAAACAAATCTGCGGAAGAGTTGGCAAAAGAAGACAGCAAGTTTTTTGGAATAGTCTTAAGATCATATAAGAGACTTTATCAGATCATCTTCAAGAAGAGAGGGTTGAGTTTTGTGATTTTTTTGGTTTTTATTCCTATAGCACTTTTGGTGAGTCAGTTGTTGAAAACGGAAGGACTTCCGCCTATTGAGAAATTTGATGCTTTGGTAGAGATCGACTGGAACGAACCAATAGGTGTGGAGCAAAATCGAGATAGATTGATTACTGTACTGCAGTCTTTGGATGGAGATTATCTCAAGGCTGAATCTGATGTAGGTGTAAGACAGTTTTTGCTCTTTGATGGTGAAAATTCCATTCAGCAGGCGAGTGTTTACTTTTTATTCGAAACACAAGAGAAGAAAAAAGTAGAAATGGAGAGCCTCAGGAAAATTTTAGAGGAAAACTATCCTGAGGCGAATATCAACATCATGGATGCGCCAAATGCATTTGATCAGCTTTTCTCTTCAAATCTTCCATATTATGAAGTGAGATGGAAGGATTTGGCAACAAAGAGACCTGTGGAGGAAGCCAAAATGGACTCTTGGCTTTCTACTTTTCCAGTTCAAGATTTTGAAAGAGGACCGGGACTTCAAAAAGAAGCCTCAGTTATCTTCCGTCTCGATGGAGCTAAAATGGCACTTTATGGGATTTCTTCCTCAGCTGTTCAAGAACAGATTCAAAAGCTTTTTGGCACCTTTCAAATTACTGAAATCAAAAGATTTGGAGAAATAACTCCAATTAGGATGAAAGGAGAACGCTCAGATTTTGAGCAAATTCTCCGGACGAGTAATATCATTGGGAAAGAAGGTAATGAATATGCTCTTAGCAATTTCATATATTTTGATTATGAAAATCATTATAAATATGTCACCGCTGATAAGGGAGGAATTTACCAATCAGTTTTGCTAAATGAAGAAAACCCTACACAGTTTGACAGAGATATCAGTCTTTGGGGATCTGACAAGAATTTGGGTGTCAGCTTTTTTGGACAATACTTTAAAGACAAAGAAACGATCAGTCAATTGGTGAGTATTTTGATGATTGCCGTTTTGCTGCTGTATTTCATTCTTTCAGCTCAATTTGAGAGTTTTGTACAGCCTTTGATCGTGATTTTCACACTTCCTCTGGGAATAGGAGGAGCATTTATCGTGCTTCTTTTGACAGGAACATCCCTAAATGTCATGTCTGCCATAGGATTGGTGGTGATGTTGGGAATCATGGTGAATGATGCGATCTTGAAGATTGATACAGTCAACCGATTGAGAATACGATATTCAGAAAATACAAACCTGGATCCCAAAGCAATCTTGGACCGTGCGCTTTACGAAGCAGGAGAGATCAGGTTGAAGCCGATTTTGATGACTTCTATTACGACTATTTTGGCATTGCTTCCTGTTGTATTCAGTTCTGGACTTGGGGCAGATTTACAGAGACCTTTGGTTTTTTCTGTGATTGGTGGTTTGACGATTGGTACATTTACAGCTTTGTATTTTGTGCCTTTAGCATATTGGTTTATTGGTGGAAAAGTGAGTGTCAAGGAAAAGGAATAA
- a CDS encoding efflux RND transporter permease subunit translates to MTPFRIIISFIVLAIIGFALVPRLSVDLNPREQEPVLTVSYSVQRSSPELVEKLATSPLEGALSQLAELKKVNSISNYNVGSITLRFDKETDMEFKKFEVASIIRQVYPSLDQNVSYPLVTQSSARRTDLKTPILTYSVNGPFASFEIKKIAEDVIKTALNRFEEIEEVTIRGANDLQLYVTYDIKKLQALSLSRSDIGAAISSAFGRNFPGSLVNSRGETLFIQVDRSLSSLDQIENLLITTKEGAEIYLKDVAQLTLEEAEANNYYRINGNNSVTLAVINRDGVNKVLLAKNIKQAIEDSKVLLPAGFEVRLENDDTEFLEKELNKIYKRSGLSILILIVFIFIINRNLKYLSILFLGIVINLSVTGIILYFLKVDIHLYSLAGLTISFGLIVDNAIIMIDHLHKQRNRKVFLALLAASLTTIAALMIVFFLPEEDRKNLTEFSIVVATMLGVSLVVALLFTPAMYAVLFGNKGQKGRELSVAQLRKRVKAFRIYSKSIAFTAKYRKSFVTLLILLFGLPVFFLPAKWEGQEWYNKTIGSTVYQEEIRPYVDKALGGSLRMFVRGVYEKSGYREAEKTRLYVTARLPFGNTLDQMDFIMREFEGFLQGVEGIDQFVTSVQSGQYANITITFKEAYEKSALPYQLKGRLSVKSTDWSGARWNIYGVGQGFYTGGGGEGIPSFNVTMKGYNFDELERQSEILAEKLLKHKRIQEVNTNERLNYNESKTEEYVLRLDQASLALGGVNQYQLINSLNDVSKPSGPSAYVALDEKNYGVIVREKDANSFSKFDLEESSLITGEDNIFKVSNFGTLNKEFTTNALNKEDRQYIRSVAFEYMGSRKFGEEYLDEVLEEMKTSMPIGYSASKQSWAWGYGKAKRQYGLMGILIIGVFFITAVLFENLRQPFYIIAIIPLSFIGLFLIFSLFDFYYDQGGWAAFVMLGGLAVNAAIFIVNDLNNRASVSVGNYNRNVIKAAAGKAIPIMLTILSTCFGLIPFVIEGQNEVFWFSLAIGTIGGLVFSVVGVFLGLPVFLWRKVKKA, encoded by the coding sequence ATGACTCCATTTAGAATTATCATATCGTTTATTGTTTTGGCTATTATAGGTTTTGCCTTGGTGCCAAGATTATCGGTAGATCTCAATCCTCGGGAACAAGAGCCTGTGCTCACAGTGAGTTATTCTGTCCAAAGATCTTCACCAGAACTAGTAGAAAAATTAGCAACATCTCCCTTGGAAGGGGCTTTATCTCAGCTTGCAGAACTCAAAAAAGTAAACTCTATCTCCAATTACAATGTAGGATCGATTACGCTTCGGTTTGACAAGGAGACGGATATGGAGTTTAAGAAATTTGAAGTTGCTTCGATTATTCGTCAGGTTTACCCTTCGCTAGATCAAAACGTAAGTTATCCGCTAGTTACACAAAGTTCAGCAAGGAGAACAGATCTAAAAACCCCAATTCTAACTTACAGTGTCAATGGTCCATTTGCTTCTTTTGAGATCAAAAAAATTGCGGAAGATGTTATTAAAACAGCTTTAAATAGATTTGAGGAAATTGAAGAAGTCACAATTCGAGGAGCCAATGATTTGCAGCTTTATGTGACCTATGATATCAAAAAACTACAGGCGCTAAGTCTCTCTAGATCAGATATAGGTGCAGCGATTTCCTCAGCTTTTGGAAGAAATTTTCCGGGTTCTCTAGTAAATAGTAGAGGAGAAACGCTTTTTATTCAAGTAGATCGATCTTTGTCTTCTTTGGATCAAATTGAAAACCTTTTGATTACTACCAAAGAGGGCGCTGAAATATACTTGAAGGATGTGGCTCAATTAACTTTAGAGGAAGCAGAAGCCAACAACTATTATCGAATCAATGGAAATAACTCTGTAACACTTGCTGTAATCAACCGGGATGGTGTTAATAAGGTACTTTTGGCAAAAAACATCAAACAAGCCATCGAAGATTCTAAGGTATTATTGCCGGCTGGTTTTGAAGTAAGGTTAGAGAATGACGACACAGAATTTTTAGAAAAGGAATTAAATAAAATTTACAAAAGATCAGGATTATCCATTCTGATTTTGATTGTTTTTATTTTTATTATCAACAGGAACCTCAAATATCTTAGCATCCTATTTTTGGGAATTGTGATCAATTTGAGTGTGACGGGGATTATTCTGTATTTCCTTAAAGTGGATATTCATCTTTACTCACTTGCCGGATTGACTATTTCCTTTGGTTTGATTGTGGATAATGCCATTATCATGATTGATCATTTACATAAGCAGAGAAACCGAAAGGTGTTTTTAGCGCTTTTAGCAGCGTCACTAACGACAATCGCGGCTTTGATGATTGTGTTTTTCTTGCCTGAAGAAGATCGAAAAAACCTCACCGAATTTTCCATAGTCGTGGCTACGATGCTTGGAGTTTCATTAGTTGTTGCATTGCTATTTACACCAGCTATGTATGCTGTATTATTTGGAAATAAGGGTCAAAAAGGCAGGGAACTTTCTGTAGCTCAATTGAGAAAACGCGTTAAAGCTTTTCGTATTTATAGCAAAAGCATTGCTTTTACAGCTAAATATAGAAAGTCTTTCGTAACACTGCTTATTTTACTTTTCGGACTTCCTGTCTTTTTCCTCCCTGCCAAATGGGAAGGGCAAGAATGGTACAATAAGACAATCGGGTCCACGGTTTATCAAGAAGAGATTAGACCTTATGTGGACAAGGCACTGGGTGGATCTTTGAGGATGTTTGTAAGGGGGGTTTATGAAAAATCTGGTTATAGAGAAGCTGAAAAGACAAGGTTATATGTAACTGCAAGATTGCCTTTTGGAAACACCTTGGATCAGATGGATTTCATCATGCGCGAATTTGAAGGATTCCTGCAAGGTGTAGAAGGGATAGATCAGTTTGTCACCTCAGTTCAATCAGGTCAATATGCGAATATTACAATCACTTTTAAGGAGGCTTACGAAAAGTCAGCTTTGCCCTATCAGCTTAAAGGACGGCTTTCTGTGAAATCTACTGATTGGTCTGGTGCAAGATGGAATATTTATGGAGTAGGGCAAGGATTCTACACTGGTGGTGGAGGTGAGGGAATTCCTTCCTTCAATGTAACGATGAAGGGCTACAATTTTGATGAACTGGAAAGGCAATCTGAAATATTAGCTGAAAAGCTTTTGAAGCATAAAAGGATTCAAGAAGTCAATACCAACGAGCGGCTTAACTACAACGAATCCAAAACAGAAGAATATGTGCTACGACTAGATCAAGCAAGTCTTGCTTTGGGAGGTGTGAATCAATATCAGCTGATCAATTCACTTAATGATGTTTCTAAGCCCTCGGGACCATCTGCTTATGTTGCTTTGGACGAGAAGAATTATGGAGTGATCGTAAGAGAAAAAGATGCAAATAGTTTTTCCAAATTTGATTTAGAAGAGAGCAGTCTTATTACTGGTGAGGATAATATTTTCAAAGTCAGTAATTTTGGAACATTAAATAAGGAATTTACCACCAATGCACTAAACAAAGAAGATAGACAGTATATCAGATCTGTTGCATTTGAATATATGGGATCTAGAAAGTTTGGAGAAGAGTATTTGGATGAGGTATTGGAAGAAATGAAAACATCAATGCCTATTGGATATTCTGCTAGCAAACAATCATGGGCTTGGGGTTATGGCAAAGCAAAAAGACAATATGGTTTGATGGGGATTTTGATTATTGGTGTGTTCTTTATCACAGCAGTGCTTTTTGAAAATTTAAGACAGCCATTTTATATCATTGCTATTATACCTCTTTCCTTTATTGGCTTGTTTTTAATTTTCTCTCTCTTTGACTTTTACTATGACCAAGGAGGATGGGCAGCCTTTGTGATGCTTGGTGGATTGG